A single genomic interval of Lacrimispora sphenoides JCM 1415 harbors:
- a CDS encoding acyl-CoA dehydratase activase codes for MFTLGVDIGSTTSKAVILKDGQEILATSLIGAGTGTDGPGRAIEAVLAEGSLKPEEITAVYATGYGRKLLKNADGEMSELSCHARGVHHLLPEVRTIIDIGGQDAKVLSLGADGRMTEFLMNDKCAAGTGRFLDVMAGILQLRIEDLEKQAALSKQTVKISSTCTVFAESEVISQLANGVELPDLVAGICQSVASRVAALAKRVGVKETVCMSGGVAKNGGVRKAMEQELGLKITYSPMAQLMGALGAALYAYDKS; via the coding sequence ATGTTCACATTAGGAGTTGACATAGGCTCTACCACCTCCAAAGCGGTCATTCTGAAAGATGGACAGGAAATTCTGGCTACTTCCCTGATTGGGGCAGGGACAGGAACCGACGGTCCGGGGCGGGCAATTGAGGCAGTACTTGCCGAAGGAAGCTTAAAGCCGGAAGAGATAACCGCTGTTTATGCTACCGGTTATGGAAGGAAGCTGTTAAAAAATGCCGATGGCGAGATGAGTGAACTGAGCTGCCATGCAAGGGGTGTCCATCATCTGCTTCCGGAAGTGCGGACCATCATTGACATTGGCGGACAGGATGCAAAGGTACTTTCCCTGGGTGCCGACGGGCGCATGACAGAATTTTTGATGAATGACAAATGTGCGGCAGGAACCGGACGGTTTCTGGATGTCATGGCAGGAATCCTTCAGCTGAGGATTGAGGATCTGGAAAAGCAGGCGGCCCTGTCAAAACAGACCGTCAAAATATCCAGTACCTGTACGGTATTTGCTGAATCCGAAGTTATATCCCAGCTGGCAAACGGGGTCGAGCTCCCGGATCTGGTTGCCGGTATCTGCCAGTCTGTGGCCAGCCGGGTAGCGGCTTTGGCAAAACGGGTCGGTGTGAAAGAAACAGTGTGTATGAGCGGCGGCGTTGCAAAAAATGGCGGGGTACGGAAAGCCATGGAGCAGGAGCTGGGTCTTAAAATTACATATTCACCAATGGCCCAGCTCATGGGTGCTTTAGGAGCGGCGCTATACGCTTATGATAAATCATAA
- a CDS encoding 2-hydroxyacyl-CoA dehydratase subunit D has product MATLNELLENFHEIACSPKKQLNAYLEQGKKVVACVPVYTPEELIHSMGLVPMGAWGADIELKESKRYFPAFICSIMQSILELGIRGEYKGISAIVIPSLCDSLKCLGQNWKYAVKDISFIPMTYPQNRKPESGKEFTKASYERVIRDLEAATGEKFSETSLARSNEIYNEHNAAMRKLTEVLEQHPSITAVQRRDIFKSAHFMRKEEHTALVSQLMEALSEAEEKESKIKVITTGILADSDGLLKIFDEHGLQIVADDVAHESRQYRTDVKLELEPLEGLADKFSRMDHCSVLYDPEKKRAGYIVDLAKKYKAKGVVVLLTKFCDPEEFDYVMVKRACAEAGIPIIQVEVDRQMVNYEQAGTMIEAFIDML; this is encoded by the coding sequence ATGGCAACATTGAATGAATTATTAGAAAATTTTCATGAAATTGCATGTTCACCGAAAAAACAGCTGAATGCTTATCTGGAGCAGGGAAAAAAGGTTGTGGCTTGTGTTCCTGTCTATACTCCGGAAGAACTGATCCACTCTATGGGGCTTGTTCCTATGGGAGCATGGGGAGCGGATATTGAGTTAAAAGAGTCTAAAAGATATTTTCCTGCGTTTATCTGTTCCATTATGCAGAGCATTTTGGAACTGGGGATCAGAGGAGAATACAAAGGCATTTCAGCCATCGTGATTCCCTCCCTCTGTGACTCTTTAAAGTGTCTGGGACAGAACTGGAAATACGCGGTAAAGGACATTTCCTTTATTCCCATGACCTATCCCCAGAACCGGAAACCGGAGTCCGGAAAAGAATTTACCAAAGCTTCCTATGAGCGTGTGATAAGAGATTTAGAGGCAGCAACCGGTGAGAAATTCAGTGAAACTTCCCTGGCCCGGTCCAATGAAATCTACAATGAACACAATGCGGCAATGAGAAAGCTGACAGAGGTTTTAGAACAGCATCCTTCCATCACGGCAGTCCAGAGAAGAGATATTTTTAAAAGTGCTCATTTCATGCGGAAGGAAGAACATACAGCACTGGTCAGCCAGCTGATGGAGGCTTTGTCAGAAGCAGAGGAGAAGGAAAGCAAAATCAAGGTAATCACCACCGGAATCCTGGCAGACAGCGATGGACTGCTTAAAATCTTCGATGAACATGGACTGCAGATTGTGGCAGATGATGTTGCCCATGAATCCAGGCAGTACCGTACGGATGTCAAACTGGAACTGGAACCTTTGGAAGGACTTGCAGATAAGTTTTCCCGTATGGACCATTGTTCCGTCCTGTACGATCCGGAAAAGAAGAGAGCCGGTTATATTGTTGATCTGGCAAAGAAGTACAAAGCAAAAGGTGTGGTCGTTCTTCTGACGAAATTCTGTGATCCGGAAGAATTTGATTATGTAATGGTGAAAAGAGCCTGTGCTGAGGCAGGAATTCCTATCATTCAGGTAGAAGTAGACAGGCAAATGGTAAATTACGAGCAGGCAGGAACGATGATAGAAGCATTCATAGATATGCTTTAA
- a CDS encoding 2-hydroxyacyl-CoA dehydratase subunit D — MGEGEKKPKFTIDPNSAKFKLNEIVAKHYKEVQEAKDRGEKIGWCASNFPQEIFQTLGIKVCYPENQAAAIAARGAGQRLCEISEAEGYSNDICAYARISLAHMMVGETPEQNMPLPDFVLCCNNICNCMIKWYENIAKELNIPLILIDIPFNPDYEVSDAQVAYVKSQFLAAIEQLEEITGKKWSEEKFKEVMEISNRTSRAWLEATAYTKYTPSPLNGFDLLNHMAVAVCARGTVDAAEAFETLLEEYKKAVEEGTSTFRAEEKYRIMFEGIACWPHLRTTATGLKSRGINMVATIYADAFGFIYDDFDGLIRAYCNVPNAMNLEHARDKREAIVNKTHAEGLLVHTNRSCKLWSGFMYEMSRQIGEDCQIPVTSFDGDQADPRNFSEAQYETRVQGLTEIMESNKGGKD; from the coding sequence ATGGGAGAAGGAGAGAAAAAACCAAAGTTTACCATTGATCCCAATTCAGCCAAGTTTAAGCTGAACGAGATTGTGGCAAAGCACTACAAGGAGGTCCAGGAGGCAAAGGACAGGGGAGAAAAAATCGGCTGGTGCGCCAGCAATTTCCCTCAGGAAATTTTTCAGACCTTAGGCATTAAAGTGTGCTATCCAGAGAATCAGGCAGCAGCGATTGCGGCAAGAGGAGCCGGACAGCGGCTGTGTGAAATTTCAGAGGCGGAAGGTTATTCCAATGACATCTGCGCTTATGCAAGGATCAGTCTGGCACATATGATGGTGGGGGAAACTCCGGAGCAGAACATGCCTCTGCCGGATTTTGTACTTTGCTGCAATAACATCTGCAACTGCATGATCAAATGGTATGAGAACATTGCAAAAGAGCTAAACATTCCGCTGATTCTCATTGACATTCCCTTTAATCCTGATTACGAGGTTTCAGATGCCCAGGTAGCATATGTCAAGAGCCAGTTTCTGGCGGCCATTGAACAGCTGGAGGAAATCACCGGTAAGAAATGGAGTGAAGAGAAATTCAAGGAGGTTATGGAAATCTCAAACAGGACTTCCAGAGCTTGGCTGGAGGCTACAGCCTATACCAAATATACCCCTTCTCCTCTTAACGGCTTTGACCTGCTTAATCATATGGCGGTTGCCGTCTGTGCCAGAGGGACCGTGGACGCGGCCGAAGCTTTTGAAACCCTGCTGGAAGAATATAAAAAGGCAGTGGAAGAGGGTACCAGCACCTTCCGTGCAGAGGAAAAATACAGGATCATGTTTGAAGGGATCGCCTGCTGGCCTCATTTAAGAACAACGGCCACCGGCCTTAAGTCCCGGGGAATCAACATGGTGGCAACCATTTATGCCGATGCCTTTGGATTCATTTACGATGACTTTGACGGCCTGATCCGTGCCTATTGCAACGTGCCCAATGCCATGAACTTAGAGCATGCCCGGGATAAGAGAGAAGCGATTGTAAATAAGACCCATGCAGAGGGGCTTCTGGTTCATACCAACCGTTCCTGCAAGCTTTGGAGCGGCTTTATGTATGAGATGAGCCGCCAGATCGGAGAGGACTGCCAGATACCGGTCACCTCATTTGACGGTGATCAGGCAGACCCGCGAAACTTCTCGGAAGCCCAGTATGAAACAAGGGTTCAGGGGCTTACAGAAATCATGGAATCCAACAAAGGGGGGAAAGACTGA
- a CDS encoding acyl-CoA dehydrogenase family protein, with translation MYFTKQHELVRKLAREFAEKELTNEILDEVEESGTFPEEILYKMGKAGFFGIKTPKEYGGSGGDARCYVLVMEEMARVSGVASIYVSSPNSLSGGPLLLSGTEEQKRKYLPSLISGSKKLCFALTEPGAGSDAGGMQSTAVKDGDSYILNGRKTFITMAPLADYAVVYAKTDMTKGTKGISAFIVDMKNTPGISCGKPEHKMGVIGCATSDIIMDNARIPAENLLGEEGMGFINAMKTLDTGRMGVAAQSIGVAQGALDEAIKYAKERKQFGRRIGDFQAIAFMIADMATKLEAAKQLVYKTAYLMDTHQPATLEASMAKYYASEVCNEIASKSLQIHGGYGFIKDYKIERMYRDCRVFTIYEGTSQIQQLVISGKLLKK, from the coding sequence ATGTATTTTACAAAACAGCATGAGCTTGTCCGGAAACTGGCAAGAGAGTTTGCGGAAAAAGAACTGACCAATGAAATCCTCGATGAGGTTGAGGAAAGCGGGACATTTCCGGAGGAAATCCTTTACAAGATGGGAAAGGCCGGATTTTTCGGCATTAAGACGCCAAAGGAATACGGAGGTTCAGGCGGTGACGCCCGCTGTTACGTGCTGGTGATGGAGGAAATGGCAAGAGTCAGCGGAGTTGCAAGCATTTATGTATCTTCCCCCAATTCCCTTTCCGGAGGTCCCCTGTTATTATCCGGCACAGAGGAGCAAAAACGGAAATACCTTCCCTCATTGATAAGCGGAAGCAAAAAGCTTTGTTTTGCCCTGACAGAGCCGGGAGCAGGTTCTGATGCAGGCGGCATGCAGTCGACTGCGGTAAAGGATGGGGATTCCTACATATTGAATGGAAGAAAGACCTTTATCACCATGGCACCTCTGGCAGATTATGCGGTAGTCTATGCAAAGACGGATATGACAAAGGGGACAAAAGGAATCAGCGCATTTATCGTAGATATGAAAAACACTCCTGGTATTTCCTGCGGAAAGCCGGAACATAAAATGGGCGTTATCGGCTGTGCTACCAGCGATATCATTATGGATAATGCAAGGATTCCGGCAGAGAACCTTCTTGGTGAGGAGGGCATGGGCTTTATTAACGCCATGAAAACTTTGGATACCGGGCGTATGGGAGTGGCCGCTCAGTCCATAGGAGTTGCTCAGGGCGCTTTGGACGAGGCCATTAAATATGCAAAGGAACGGAAACAGTTTGGAAGACGAATCGGAGATTTCCAGGCAATTGCCTTTATGATCGCAGATATGGCGACTAAGCTGGAGGCGGCAAAGCAGTTGGTTTATAAGACAGCCTACTTAATGGATACCCATCAGCCTGCAACCTTGGAAGCTTCTATGGCAAAGTATTATGCTTCTGAAGTCTGCAATGAAATCGCTTCAAAATCCCTTCAGATCCATGGCGGTTACGGCTTTATCAAAGATTATAAGATTGAGCGCATGTACAGGGATTGCCGTGTGTTCACTATTTACGAAGGTACCTCACAAATCCAGCAGCTGGTGATTTCCGGAAAACTGCTTAAGAAATAA
- a CDS encoding MATE family efflux transporter, with product MQSNFLKQSNEQRRDLILNGSVSATILFLSVPTLMMGLIQSAIPVIDGLFLNNLVGTQAASAVTYCTPIVNMISALAQGVSVAGMAIIGQSNGNGNFKHSRKISTQIIVFTFLLGFLLAPLLIALAFPISAHVNEEISHDVFVYLALSACVTPFSFMESIYNSIKNANGKPEDTFVRMVIMLILKIIFSALFIVVFHWGLVGSVMASLASNFLITGWMYYELFLKKTGERFVLKGFRFDWTIINTLMRIGFPAMLSSLMLNLGFFLINNEVEKYGAVVLNGQGIANNITSICFILPSSFGSAVTTMVSMNVGANQPEKAKKACLVGCVISAITAALLIALVVPLSSKLTVLFTRDASVLAVANQALHIYTYSVIGFGICMVQQGAFIGLGKTRITLFISLLRVWLLRYIFILATEQFLSFYSVFWGNLFSNYMAAIITTILIFRVKWVSDINY from the coding sequence ATGCAATCAAATTTTTTAAAACAAAGCAACGAGCAACGGAGGGATTTAATTCTTAACGGCTCTGTTTCCGCGACCATATTATTTCTTTCCGTCCCCACTCTCATGATGGGTCTCATCCAATCTGCCATACCGGTCATCGACGGTCTGTTTCTCAACAATCTCGTAGGAACCCAGGCAGCAAGCGCTGTTACTTACTGTACCCCCATTGTAAATATGATCTCTGCCCTGGCTCAGGGAGTGAGTGTGGCTGGAATGGCCATCATCGGGCAGTCTAATGGAAACGGCAACTTTAAACATAGCCGGAAGATTTCCACTCAAATCATTGTTTTTACCTTTTTACTGGGTTTTCTCCTGGCACCACTGCTGATTGCCCTTGCCTTTCCCATATCTGCCCATGTAAATGAAGAGATTTCCCACGATGTCTTTGTCTATCTTGCATTGAGCGCCTGTGTGACACCGTTTTCCTTCATGGAATCTATTTATAATTCCATAAAGAATGCCAATGGCAAGCCGGAGGATACCTTTGTCAGAATGGTGATCATGCTGATTTTAAAAATTATTTTCAGTGCCCTCTTTATCGTTGTTTTCCACTGGGGTCTTGTAGGTTCTGTCATGGCCTCCCTGGCATCTAACTTTTTAATTACCGGATGGATGTACTATGAATTATTTTTAAAGAAAACAGGAGAGCGCTTTGTCCTGAAAGGCTTCCGGTTTGACTGGACCATCATCAACACCCTTATGCGCATAGGCTTTCCTGCCATGCTTTCCAGCCTGATGCTAAACCTGGGATTCTTCCTCATCAACAATGAAGTGGAAAAGTACGGGGCCGTTGTTTTAAACGGGCAGGGAATTGCCAATAACATTACCTCAATATGCTTCATACTGCCTTCATCCTTCGGTTCCGCCGTCACTACCATGGTCAGCATGAACGTGGGAGCAAACCAGCCGGAAAAGGCAAAAAAGGCTTGTTTGGTGGGCTGTGTCATAAGTGCAATCACTGCTGCCCTTTTGATCGCCCTGGTCGTTCCTCTGTCTTCTAAGCTTACGGTGTTATTTACCAGGGACGCCTCTGTTCTGGCCGTGGCAAACCAGGCGCTTCATATTTATACCTATTCCGTGATTGGATTTGGCATCTGCATGGTCCAGCAGGGGGCTTTTATCGGACTGGGAAAGACCCGGATCACTCTCTTCATCAGCTTGCTGCGGGTATGGCTCCTGCGGTACATATTTATATTGGCAACGGAGCAATTTCTAAGCTTTTATTCCGTATTCTGGGGCAATCTGTTTTCCAATTACATGGCCGCCATTATTACTACCATCCTGATTTTCAGGGTTAAATGGGTTTCCGACATAAACTACTGA
- a CDS encoding electron transfer flavoprotein subunit alpha: protein MAVNVIKEKCRGCTICVKNCPFEAITMENKLAVIGTACTGCGVCVEKCPFDAIEKSEESKDTVDLSEYRDVWVFAEQREGALMPVVKELLGEGRKLADKIGCSLCSVLCGNHVEGLADELFEYGADKVYLANHKELESYRTDAYTAVIHDAIKSYKPEIVLLGATHIGRDLGPCLAVRCNTGLTADCTKLEIDEVDKKIKQTRPAFGGNLMATIVCPNHRPQMSTVRPGVMEKAEKQEGRKGEIISLSVSFEKDDIRTRILEVVKEAGEAVSLTDAEIIVSGGMGLGGAEGFELLKKLADKLGGVVAASRAAVDAGWIDHSYQVGQTGTTVRPKLYFACGISGAIQHVAGMQNSEQIIAINKNPAAPIFEVADYGIVGDYNQVIPALIEALDK from the coding sequence ATGGCTGTAAATGTGATAAAAGAAAAATGCAGGGGCTGTACGATCTGCGTAAAGAATTGCCCGTTTGAAGCAATTACAATGGAAAATAAGCTGGCCGTCATCGGTACTGCCTGTACCGGCTGCGGTGTTTGTGTAGAAAAGTGTCCGTTTGATGCTATAGAAAAGTCAGAAGAGTCAAAGGATACGGTTGATTTATCGGAATACCGGGATGTATGGGTATTTGCGGAACAAAGAGAAGGGGCACTCATGCCGGTCGTAAAAGAACTTCTTGGTGAAGGGCGGAAACTGGCGGATAAGATTGGATGCAGCCTTTGTTCTGTATTATGCGGTAACCATGTGGAAGGACTTGCGGATGAACTGTTTGAATATGGAGCAGATAAAGTTTATCTTGCGAATCATAAAGAACTGGAATCCTACCGCACCGACGCTTACACGGCTGTGATCCACGACGCGATCAAATCTTATAAGCCTGAAATCGTCCTTTTGGGAGCCACCCACATCGGCCGTGACTTAGGTCCCTGTCTGGCCGTCCGCTGCAATACGGGGCTGACTGCAGACTGCACCAAGTTGGAAATTGATGAGGTGGATAAGAAGATCAAGCAGACCCGCCCGGCTTTTGGCGGAAATTTAATGGCAACCATCGTTTGTCCAAACCACAGGCCTCAGATGTCCACGGTACGTCCGGGAGTTATGGAAAAAGCCGAAAAGCAGGAAGGCCGTAAGGGAGAGATCATTTCTCTTTCGGTAAGTTTTGAAAAAGACGATATAAGAACCCGCATCCTTGAAGTGGTAAAGGAGGCAGGAGAGGCGGTTTCCTTAACTGATGCGGAGATCATTGTATCCGGCGGTATGGGTCTTGGCGGAGCCGAAGGCTTTGAACTGTTAAAGAAACTGGCAGATAAGCTGGGCGGTGTGGTTGCAGCAAGCCGTGCAGCCGTAGACGCAGGCTGGATCGACCATTCCTATCAGGTGGGGCAGACCGGAACCACGGTACGTCCTAAACTATATTTTGCATGCGGCATTTCCGGAGCCATTCAGCATGTGGCAGGTATGCAGAACTCAGAGCAGATCATTGCAATCAATAAAAACCCGGCAGCTCCGATCTTTGAAGTGGCCGATTACGGCATCGTAGGAGATTATAATCAGGTGATCCCTGCGCTTATAGAAGCACTGGACAAATAA
- the etfB gene encoding electron transfer flavoprotein subunit beta, with protein sequence MKILVCVKQVPDTNEVKIDPVKGTLIRDGVPSILNPDDANALEEALKIKDKKPGTTVSVITMGPPQADDMLRECLAMGADEAYLLSDRAFGGADTCATSTTIAAGIQKIGDYDLIFAGRQAIDGDTAQVGPQVAWRLGIPVVTYVQDVKLCEEKVIVQRQMENGYEILEVQMPCLLTAVKELNEPRYMSIGGIMDAYAKKVTVWNHEDVVLDPKDCGLNASPTQVFRSFTPAPKGKGEMLNGTVTEMTELLTEKLKEKHYL encoded by the coding sequence ATGAAAATTTTGGTTTGTGTGAAACAGGTGCCGGATACCAATGAAGTAAAGATCGATCCGGTAAAGGGTACATTGATCCGTGACGGAGTTCCCAGCATATTAAACCCTGATGATGCAAATGCACTGGAAGAGGCATTGAAAATAAAAGACAAAAAGCCTGGAACAACGGTTTCCGTGATTACCATGGGGCCTCCTCAGGCTGATGATATGTTAAGGGAATGCCTGGCAATGGGAGCGGATGAGGCTTATCTGCTCAGTGACCGAGCGTTTGGGGGGGCAGATACCTGTGCTACTTCTACCACCATTGCTGCCGGTATTCAAAAAATCGGAGATTATGACCTTATCTTTGCAGGACGCCAGGCCATTGACGGTGATACGGCCCAGGTAGGCCCCCAGGTAGCCTGGAGACTTGGCATTCCGGTTGTGACCTATGTTCAGGATGTAAAGCTCTGCGAAGAAAAGGTAATCGTACAAAGGCAGATGGAAAATGGATATGAAATTCTGGAAGTCCAGATGCCCTGTCTTCTCACAGCGGTAAAAGAGCTGAATGAGCCCCGTTACATGAGCATAGGCGGTATCATGGACGCTTATGCAAAAAAAGTTACCGTATGGAATCATGAGGATGTGGTACTGGATCCCAAAGACTGCGGTTTAAATGCTTCCCCTACCCAGGTTTTCCGTTCCTTTACTCCCGCTCCCAAGGGAAAAGGGGAGATGCTTAACGGAACAGTGACAGAAATGACAGAACTGCTGACAGAGAAACTGAAAGAGAAGCATTATCTTTAA
- a CDS encoding CaiB/BaiF CoA transferase family protein: protein MGKKLLEGIKVVELATFIAAAGAGRFLADCGADVIKIESAKGDPLRHTAPSEGRPLDMYENTTWDLENGNKRCISLNMKAPEGKEAFFKLLEDADVLITNWRVQALERAGLDYETLKVKYPKLVYAMVTGYGEYGPDKDLPGFDFTAFFARGGYLHSLRQRGTVPMNVVPGVGDHNVAMNLAAGILAALYHAKETGQGEKVETSLFETAVYNMGMMIQAANYDGPAREYPINIRESANPFNAAWRTKDDRFIQTCMPDYNTYYKQFMKALGRDDLMENENYFPIQNLQTKGLGTEVYDICMEAMEKKTAKEWVPVLKEHDIAFSVAQSWEEILEDEQAWANDCFYKMQYDNGNVRTLVRPPVKFQEMGVPEYKGGPLIGEQGPEILENLGYSKEEIKEYQEKGILYVWKDERKN, encoded by the coding sequence ATGGGAAAGAAACTGTTAGAAGGAATCAAAGTAGTGGAACTGGCAACCTTTATTGCGGCTGCAGGTGCAGGACGTTTTCTTGCAGACTGCGGAGCAGATGTCATTAAGATCGAATCTGCCAAGGGAGATCCGTTAAGACATACGGCTCCATCCGAAGGAAGGCCTTTGGATATGTATGAAAATACGACCTGGGATTTAGAAAATGGAAACAAGCGCTGTATTTCTCTTAATATGAAGGCACCTGAGGGCAAAGAGGCATTTTTTAAGCTTCTGGAGGATGCGGATGTGCTGATCACCAACTGGAGAGTCCAGGCTCTCGAACGGGCGGGGCTTGATTATGAAACATTAAAGGTGAAATATCCCAAACTGGTTTATGCCATGGTTACCGGCTATGGTGAATACGGCCCGGATAAAGACCTTCCGGGATTTGATTTCACGGCATTCTTTGCAAGAGGCGGTTATCTCCATTCCCTTCGCCAGAGAGGAACGGTTCCAATGAATGTGGTTCCCGGAGTTGGGGATCATAACGTAGCCATGAACCTTGCAGCAGGTATCCTTGCGGCATTATACCATGCAAAAGAAACCGGACAGGGAGAGAAAGTAGAGACCAGTCTGTTTGAGACGGCTGTCTATAACATGGGAATGATGATCCAGGCAGCCAATTATGATGGCCCGGCGAGGGAATACCCCATTAATATAAGGGAGAGTGCCAACCCCTTTAATGCGGCATGGAGAACAAAGGATGACAGATTCATTCAGACCTGTATGCCTGATTATAACACCTACTATAAGCAGTTCATGAAAGCTCTGGGAAGAGATGATTTGATGGAAAATGAGAATTACTTCCCAATCCAGAACCTTCAGACCAAAGGCTTGGGCACGGAGGTCTATGATATCTGCATGGAAGCAATGGAAAAGAAAACAGCCAAGGAATGGGTACCGGTTTTAAAGGAACACGACATAGCTTTCAGCGTTGCCCAGTCCTGGGAAGAAATTCTGGAAGATGAGCAGGCATGGGCCAATGATTGCTTTTATAAAATGCAGTACGACAATGGAAATGTACGCACACTGGTAAGACCGCCGGTCAAATTCCAGGAGATGGGTGTTCCAGAGTACAAGGGCGGTCCTCTGATCGGTGAGCAGGGGCCGGAGATCCTGGAAAATCTGGGGTACAGCAAAGAGGAAATCAAGGAGTATCAGGAGAAGGGAATCCTTTATGTATGGAAGGATGAACGGAAAAACTAG
- a CDS encoding AMP-binding protein, translating to MTGLLSETIGELLHNRAVLTPNGAGICYQDRCYTWKEADEISDFWASDFIRRGISRGKHVALWGINSPEWIMAYFAFMKSGAIVIPVNTCYKEQELNRILKEGDADYLFYGKGCNNADYEPVISKAGLDRPDSFLKGIISLDHLSDCEMGENREEEKRLLKEMEQNLSSKDTANILFTSGTSGVPKGVMLSHENMVNNAAEMVRSMHWNESDRMCLSVPLFHCFGITAGILSAVHAGAAIYINQYYKSIGVMENIQKNSCTILNGVPSMFLAMVKNSRRNEYNLSSLKSGIIAGSAIHPSDYIKICEELKMEHLQPSYGQTESSPAITITGYTDPICRKALTAGKKIPYTELRIWDEERKSVAKPGIVGEIQSRGYHIMKGYYNKTKEAEKVLDEEGWLHTGDCGYLDEEGFLYITGRKKEMIIRGGENIAPVEIENCILELPEVRDVKVVGVDAQVLQEEIAACIIMESGAEFSEEKIREHVRKNLANYKVPKYVYRFDSFPFGNSGKVKVHVLRQEVEKRLAKRG from the coding sequence ATGACAGGCCTTTTATCAGAAACAATCGGAGAACTGCTTCATAATAGAGCTGTTCTTACGCCGAATGGAGCAGGAATCTGTTACCAGGATCGATGCTATACCTGGAAAGAGGCGGATGAAATTTCAGATTTTTGGGCATCTGACTTTATAAGAAGAGGAATTTCACGAGGAAAACATGTCGCGTTGTGGGGGATTAACAGCCCGGAATGGATCATGGCGTATTTTGCTTTTATGAAGTCCGGGGCAATTGTGATCCCGGTCAATACATGCTATAAGGAACAGGAATTAAACCGGATTTTAAAAGAAGGAGATGCAGACTATCTGTTCTATGGAAAGGGCTGCAACAATGCAGACTATGAACCGGTCATTTCAAAAGCCGGACTGGATCGTCCTGATAGCTTCTTAAAAGGGATCATTTCTCTGGACCATCTGTCTGACTGTGAAATGGGGGAAAACAGGGAAGAAGAGAAACGGCTTTTAAAAGAAATGGAACAGAACTTATCTTCCAAGGATACCGCCAATATACTATTTACCTCCGGTACCTCCGGTGTTCCCAAAGGAGTGATGTTAAGCCACGAAAACATGGTCAACAATGCAGCCGAAATGGTGCGTTCCATGCATTGGAACGAAAGTGACCGCATGTGCTTATCCGTCCCCCTGTTTCACTGTTTTGGCATTACAGCGGGCATTTTGTCCGCTGTCCATGCCGGAGCGGCGATTTATATCAATCAGTATTATAAGTCCATTGGAGTTATGGAAAACATACAGAAAAATTCCTGCACCATTCTAAACGGTGTTCCAAGTATGTTCCTGGCTATGGTAAAGAACAGCAGGAGAAATGAATACAATTTAAGTTCCTTAAAGAGCGGAATTATCGCAGGTTCCGCCATTCATCCGTCAGATTATATCAAGATCTGTGAAGAGCTGAAGATGGAGCATCTGCAGCCTTCCTATGGGCAGACCGAGTCTTCCCCTGCGATTACCATAACCGGGTATACGGATCCAATCTGCCGAAAAGCCCTTACGGCAGGAAAAAAAATACCTTATACGGAATTAAGGATCTGGGATGAAGAAAGAAAAAGCGTTGCCAAACCAGGCATTGTCGGAGAAATCCAGTCCCGGGGATATCACATCATGAAGGGCTATTACAACAAAACGAAAGAAGCGGAAAAAGTGCTGGATGAAGAGGGCTGGCTTCATACCGGTGACTGCGGTTATCTGGATGAGGAAGGCTTTCTTTATATAACCGGACGAAAAAAAGAGATGATTATCCGGGGCGGTGAAAACATAGCGCCGGTGGAAATTGAAAACTGCATTCTGGAACTTCCGGAAGTCAGGGATGTAAAGGTGGTAGGAGTTGATGCCCAGGTTCTTCAGGAAGAAATAGCCGCTTGTATCATCATGGAGTCCGGAGCGGAGTTTTCAGAAGAAAAGATCAGGGAGCACGTTCGTAAAAATCTGGCGAATTATAAGGTTCCCAAATATGTTTACCGATTTGATTCATTTCCTTTTGGCAACAGCGGAAAGGTTAAGGTCCATGTGTTACGGCAGGAAGTCGAGAAACGGTTAGCGAAAAGAGGTTAA